From a region of the Syngnathus typhle isolate RoL2023-S1 ecotype Sweden linkage group LG12, RoL_Styp_1.0, whole genome shotgun sequence genome:
- the LOC133163786 gene encoding C-type lectin domain family 17, member A-like encodes MSLPTLVVALVLTLCAWITLCGDISCDSGWEVFGSSCYKKMPATNGWLGARLHCALEGGDLVSFNSLAEEDFVKGKMGVDPFWIGLSNLECGHKLCHRMSGKEPKWSDDTPLIYSNWDAGQAVSTTSESCAYVKRKASDSDQCDKWRTGLCESSLAYICKRSPDEGRPFGSLSGAK; translated from the exons ATGAGCCTCCCCACACTTGTGGTGGCATTGGTGCTGACGTTGTGCGCCTGGATTACGCTTTGTGGAG ACATTTCGTGCGATTCCGGATGGGAGGTGTTCGgctccagctgctacaagaagatgccagccaccaacggttggctgggggcccgtTTACACTGCGCCctggagggcggcgacctggtctcctTCAACTCATTGGCCGAGGAAGATTTTGTGAAGGGCAAAATGGGGGTAGACccgttctggatcggactctccaacCTG GAATGCGGCCATAAGTTGTGTCATCGAATGTCAGGCAAGGAGCCGAAATGGTCCGACGACACGCCGCTGATTTACAGCAACTGGGATGCCGGTCAAGCCGTAAG CACCACATCggagtcctgcgcctacgtcaagcGAAAAGCATCTGATTCCGACCAGTGCGACAAGTGGAGAACCGGCTTGTGCGAGTCCTCCCTGGCGTACATATGCAAACGCTCGCCCGACG AAGGCCGACCGTTTGGCTCTCTCTCCGGTGCAAAGTGA
- the LOC133163563 gene encoding uncharacterized protein LOC133163563: MRIQSAFYGRRSSNVCSAQRGSDAKCTVEGALLHYRKECDNCHQCLVKPMKEDPCPEVSKYLQMVYTCETDECFDSLGNTQGSLKKLKLRASSSLSGFGPDKACLNGKSCWKPLKPMDSWIEVDLGEMKKVTGMEIQMCPWASSRHWSRFKMTHSLDGQDWTGHSQMLSPGATQTLMEPMLAQFIRILPLDHQWIVGLRFDVLGCALDNVISCDEQFVNVALDKLPTTVFCPPGCAKLDHQVYGTWGYKEESHICAAAIHAGVIADKTGGKCTLLKAPPQKSFQASEQNGILSKQLNQEGPLAFTFADGEMRCLGPEWEEFAGFCYKIFEDKKTWAEAQHACGTFGAQLVSVGSLVEQEWLKTTLYFDDSDTWTGLNDLAVPGMFVWSDRRPVTLTFWAAGEPNNELPLDDNCVAAAFQTGRWMRMLCTQLNRFVCKMPKAHYTIAAGEPETESGDSKALSMVSTGTCKDLVLEMMKGLQVGSTITIKGQGNDKTKSFQASLLNADNQTILQLKLDAETQTVVLSSQLDSDPDQQQLNQLHVARIPLQRGVDFKIVISCAQHVFRVLAGGHRLHYAYQGHLRLADITLLRLHGDVSLKVVRLATAPPT; the protein is encoded by the exons ATGCGCATCCAGTCGGCCTTCTACGGACGGAGGAGCAGCAACGTCTGCTCGGCCCAACGCGGCTCAGACG CCAAATGTACGGTGGAAGGTGCCCTCCTTCACTACAGGAAAGAGTGCGACAACTGCCACCAGTGCCTCGTCAAGCCCATGAAGGAGGACCCCTGCCCTGAGGTCTCCAAATACCTCCAGATGGTCTACACCTGCGAAACGGACG AGTGTTTTGACAGTTTAGGCAACACCCAAGGCAGCCTGAAAAAGTTGAAGCTGAGAGCCTCCTCCTCATTGAGCGGCTTCGGCCCCGACAAGGCTTGCCTCAATGGGAAAAGCTGCTGGAAACCGTTGAAGC cTATGGACAGCTGGATCGAGGTGGACTTAGGCGAGATGAAAAAAGTGACCGGGATGGAGATCCAGATGTGTCCTTGGGCCTCCTCCAGGCACTGGTCCAGGTTTAAGATGACCCATAGTTTGGACGGACAGGACTGGACCGGCCACTCCCAGATG CTTTCCCCCGGAGCGACTCAGACCCTGATGGAGCCCATGCTAGCCCAGTTCATCCGCATCCTGCCACTGGATCACCAATGGATCGTCGGCCTCCGCTTTGACGTCTTGGGATGCGCGCTTGACA ATGTGATCAGCTGCGACGAGCAGTTCGTCAACGTCGCCTTGGACAAGCTGCCCACTAC GGTCTTCTGTCCGCCGGGTTGCGCCAAGTTGGACCACCAAGTCTACGGCACGTGGGGGTACAAAGAG GAGTCTCACATCTGCGCCGCCGCCATCCACGCCGGCGTCATCGCTGACAAGACTGGAGGAAAGTGCACCTTGCTGAAAGCGCCGCCGCAGAAGAGCTTCCAAGCATCCGAACAGAACGGAATCCTCTCCAAACA ATTGAACCAAGAGGGGCCTTTGGCTTTCACGTTTGCCGACGGAG AGATGAGATGCTTGGGACCtgagtgggaggagtttgccggCTTCTGCTACAAGATTTTTGAGGACAAGAAGACCTGGGCCGAGGCTCAGCACGCCTGCGGGACTTTTGGCGCCCAGCTAGTGTCCGTGGGTTCCCTAGTGGAGCAGGAGTGGCTGAAGACGACTTTGTACTTTG ATGACAGCGACACGTGGACCGGACTCAATGACCTGGCTGTTCCCGGCATGTTCGTGTGGTCAGACCGCCGCCCTGTGACCTTGACCTTCTGGGCTGCCGGAGAGCCCAACAACGAGCTCCCCTTGGACGACAACTGCGTGGCGGCGGCTTTCCAG ACGGGACGCTGGATGCGGATGTTGTGCACGCAGCTCAATCGCTTCGTGTGCAAGATGCCCAAAGCGCATTACACCATCGCCGCTGGAGAGCCCGAGACGGAAAGCGGCGATTCCAAGGCCTTGTCCATGGTGTCGACTGGAACT TGCAAAGACCTTGTCCTGGAAATGATGAAAGGTCTTCAGGTGGGAAGTACCATCACCATCAAAGGGCAAGGCAACGACAAGACCAAGAG CTTCCAAGCCAGCTTGCTCAACGCCGACAACCAAACCATCCTGCAGCTCAAGCTGGACGCCGAGACCCAAACCGTCGTGCTGAGCTCCCAACTGGACAGCGACCCGGACCAGCAGCAGCTAAACCAGCTGCATGTTGCCCGTATCCCCCTGCAACGTGGCGTGGACTTCAAG ATCGTCATCAGCTGCGCCCAGCACGTCTTCCGCGTTTTGGCCGGGGGCCACCGGCTGCACTACGCCTACCAGGGCCACCTCCGACTGGCAGACATCACGCTGCTGCGACTGCATGGCGACGTGTCGCTGAAGGTCGTCCGCCTGGCGACGGCGCCGCCCACCTGA